agggtgtggtggatcacactTCTTATctctgcactttggaaggctgaggcaggaggatcacttgaggccaggagtttgagcctagcctaggcaacatagtgagaccatatctctacaagattttttttttttttttttttttgagttttgctttgaggtgcgttctcagctcactgcagcctccacttcctgggctccagtgaacctcctacctcagtcccccaagtagttgggactacaggtacatgccaccccacctggctcatttttgtatttttagtagagacagggttttgcaatgttgcacagactgatctcaaactcctggactcgagcgatcctctcaccttggcctctcagagtactgggattacaggcatgatctaccGTGctttgcctctacaaaaaaatttaaaaataaagggggAGTTTAGGTGGCTATCTCTGGTCTCTTCTGctactctattttttctttttgtctcaacAGCATCTCCATTGCCAGGACCAGATAAGAACATGAAACCTAATTCCAGCCAGTCTCCATTCCCTGCACTTCCCTTTCCTTCACCGACTTCTGGTCCAACAGACCACCCACCTAGGGAGCCACCACCACAGCCCACCATGCCTTCAGTATTCTCTCCAGACAACCCTCTGATGCTCTCTGCTTTCCCCAGCTCACTGTTGGTGACAGGGGATAGGGGTCCTTGCCTCAGTGGGGCTGGAGCTGGCAAAATCACTGTCAAAGTCAAGACAGAAGGAGGATCAGCTGAGCTCTCTCAAACTCAGAACTTTATCCTTAATCAGACTGCCCTCAATTGGATTACCCCGGGTGCTACCTGTGGGAGCCTTAAGGGTCCTGCACCTCGATTTGTGACAGCATCTAATGTGAAGACTATTCTGCCCTCTAAGGCTGCTGGTGTCAGCCAGGAGGGCCCCCTAggccttctgcctcaggctctaCCACCAGTTGCTCAACTGGCTCCCACTGTACCCCTGGAAAAAGCTTGGCTAGGGCCACATGGGACTACCAGGAAAGGAGATACCATGGCCACTCTATACAAGCCATCACTAGGTGGCCACTCCAAAATTTCCAAGGACGTTTATGAGAACTTCCGTCGATGGCAGCGTTACAAAGCCTTGGCCCGGATGCACCTATCCCAAAGTCCTGACACAGAAgctctttcctgttttcttatgTAAGTTGGGAGACCCAAGATTTGATTCTAGGGTTTTTAAATAAGGAGAACTTTGGGGTGAACATAGTAGTTTAGGCTATTTAGAAATACTTGAGGGCAGGTCATGAGGGCAATGGAGATGCTCTGAGAAtgaaaaacatattaataataatcagCCCCTTAACCCACTTTCTAGTTTATAACAACCTTTCAGGTATCCTATCTTAAGTGATCTTCACAACACTGTGAGTTGTGGCAAGCCTTTCTCTGGTAATCTGCATTTACAGGTAAGAAGACTGAAGGTCAGAGAGGGTTCCTGCCATAAACCAAGGACCAGTGATTGGAACTTAGGTCTCTCACTCCAAGTGCCAGGGTCCTCCCGTTCTATTTTACTACCTTCTGACGTTGAGTCAGAACTATCCAAACTGGCCAGGATGAGTGCTAGGCCCTGACTCAGGTCCCTGGGGAGCAGGGGGGACAGTGTGGGGCCAGGCAAAGGACTTGTGTGTGTTGCTTCTTCCACCCATCTTATTCACGAGAATTCACACTGAAACAGGGTGGTGAGTAGAGCTCGCTTAGTGGTCAAGGGCATGGGCTCTACCACTCACTAGATTTGTGATCCTGGGCAGGACATTTAACAACTTtgccctcagttttctcatttaaaaaggGGAATAACTATACTTACTTCAGAGAGTTGCTGAGAAGATTAAATGGGTTAATATATGTGAAGTCCTTGGCACAGAGAATGTTTCATTAAATggtaactattttattattagcatAAAAAGGCAGTCTAGAAGAGGAAAAGAACTCACAAAAGGTCAAAACATCCTTGCTTAAGAGGGAGTGTACGTTTAGCCAAGGAGCTCCGGCTGGGCTGTTTGTTTACAAGTCAGAGTCATTCCTCAGCTGGGGGAGTTCTCTTCttcccacccagacctactgtcCCTCTCAACTGCACTGTGTCTTTAGCATTTTGTGCAAGCCACTATATAACACATACCACAATTCATTGCTTTAAACAAATTGACAATGTGCTCTTCCAGTGGCTGACCTCCTAAAGGAATCTCCCCCTCTACCCCGAACTTGGAGCAAATGAATCAAGATGTTCCCCCAAAGTCCTAGATGTACAGTATTTTCCTGACTCCCTGCTTTTTCAACAGGTCTGAGTTCGCTCTGGGAGACTGGCTGGTTAAATTTCTAAATCTTGAACCAGTATGGGCTCTCAAGGTTTGCATGGGATCCATTTGCTTTGGGTCCTGGCCTGCCGTGCTTCACACTCGGAGGCTCTGGGCAGTCTTCCACAAAGGGCAGCCCAGACCACAGCAACCTGGGAAGCTGGTAAAATGCTCAGTTGTGGGATCCTGGGCAGCTACAATTTGGTGATAATGAGCttctccaggtgatgctgatgaacAATAATGTCTGAGGACTCCCAGGGAAGTCAGAGAAGCAAAAAGGAAGCCCTTACTTTAGGCTAGGCTCTTGATTCCTTCTGGAATAGAAAGGGCTCAAGAACCTTCTAGAAGTGGGGGTCGAGCATTGGCATTTGACTGTCTGTGGGGGATATCTGGAAACGAAGACTGGAAAACCAATAGATAAAAACACCACAGGACCTTTAATTAGAGATTCCTTTGGCTTAGCAaatgcctcttaaaaaaaaaatgcaagagccTCTGGACAAGGTTAAACCTATTTTATAGCAAATCCCATTCATTTAATAACAAGAATCTTCCCTTTCTAATAATTAATTGAGGATGGCACTGTGAGAATTAGGGGTGGTAGCTGTGGTTGATTTTAAAAGGTGGGGAGAAGAATTATGTTTGATTTTGTATTAGTTGTAAATTTTGACAGGAAGAGGGGCGAGTATGGTAATGAATGGATGGGAGGTTGAATGTCTCTAAGTCTAATCAGAAGTGGGGCATGAGAGGGCCTAAGGGGCACAATAGATTTGATGAGGGGCAGGGGATACGTTACTGAGGCAGGTGTCAGGGCAGGTGGATGGGAGCACACTTTTAGAATGTGACTGACCCAGTGGGGGTTTTAGCCCAGTGCTTCGTTCCCTGGCCCGGCTGAATCCCGCTATGACCCTGGAGGAGGGACTGCCAAAGGCTGTGCAGGAATGGGAGCATACCAGCAACTTTGACCGGATGATCTTCTATGAGATGGCGGAAAAGTGAGTCTGATGAACCCTCATTCCCTGGATGGGGGCTGTGTGGCTGAGAGCAGTAGGGGCAGCGGAGAAGCTGGTGTCTGGGTGTGTGGGTGATTATCAAAAAGGATGttagggctgggtgaggtggctcatgcctataatcccagcacattgagaggaggagggtggttggatcacctgaggtcaggaatttgagaatagccttggctaatatggtgaaaccctgtctctactaaaaaaaataaaaaatagaaaataaaaaattagctgggcatggtggcacatgcttgtagtctcagctacgggggaggctgaggcaggagaatcgcttgaattcgggaggcggaggttgcagtgagccgagatcacaccactgaactccggtgtgagtgacaaagtgagactctgtctggaaaaaaaaaaaaaaaaaggatgttaggctgggtgcatgcttgtagtcccagctactccaccACTCCAGAGGTGAGGTAGGAGGGTAGTTTGggtccagtagttcaagaccagcttggacttggacaacatagcgagaccccacctcaattaaaaaaaaaaaaagaaaagaaaagaaaaaaggaggagaggagaggtgtAGACTACGATGGGGGTTTCCTGGATCCTTCCTGCTTCCTCCACCACCTTGACTCTTGGGTTTTTCTATCTGATTTCCTCTTAAAAGCTCCCCCCTCACCAGATCCTGAATCTGTATAGGAGTCTTGATATTTTAGGTCTTAGGTTGGGATTGGACCCCAATAggtatagaaattccattttgaaGGGACCCAGCAATGAGGAAGTGGAAATACGCTCTATCAGGCAGGTTCTTTTCTCACTGACTTGGTAGCAAGTGGCTATTGACAGAGAACTTCAAGAGCACTCCTCCATTGGAAATAGTGGCAGAGAAAGTACCTTTCCCACTTTAGGATGGGCTAGTTCTGGAAGAGCCGGGGAAAGCCAGTGTCCTGGATGCCTAAAGTTGTCTCCCggttctttctctatttctctagaatacctttggtttaaaaaaaaaaaaaaaaaaagaaaaaaaggaaaaaacccagAAAAGTGAACGATTTTTTCcaagcttagcttccacttatttCCCCCAAACCTTTTGGACCCATGCTTCCTAGATTCACCTTTCCAAGAACCGAATCCCAGTCTCAGGACTCCGGGGTCTCAGCACTGTCTTATGGTAGAAACTGCCTTAAATTATTTATGGTTGTAGGCAGCGGCAAATGAGGTCTTGAGGAGGATCCCACTGTGAGATCCTACCAGGCTGTTGCATAGGCCTGATTAAATTAAGCCTATATTAAGCACTGCTGTGTACAATCCATGAAGCTGGGTGAGAAAGGTATGGAAAAGAAGTGAAAACCCTGGCTCTGTCCAAGAGAACTTTACAAGCTGTAGatcattctttacttttttttttttttttgagacagagcctcacactgtcgcctgagctggagtgcaatggcgcgatcttggctcactgcaacctctgcgtcctgggttcaagtgattatcctgcctaagcctcccgagtagctgggattacaggtgcccaccacaccaggctaatttttttgtatttttagtggagatggggtttcactatgttggccaggctggtcttggactcctgaccttgtgatccgcctgccttggcctcccatattgttgggattacaggcatgagccactatgcctggcctcattctttatttatttttctttgttttttctttacttaaaaaaaaatttttttttgaggcaggatcttactctgtttcccaggctagagtgcagtggcactgtcatggctcactgcagccttcacctcctgagagcaagcgatcttcccacctcagccccccaagtagctgtgactagatgtgcaccaccactcccggctaatttttctttttatcttttgtagagatgggtttttgccattttgcccaggttggtcttgaactcttgagctcaagcaatctacccacctcagcctccccaagtgttgggtttataggtatgagccacccaaCCTGGCCATTCATTTTCTTAAGCTTCCTAAGTGATGGCGATAGGGGAAGGAACTATGTGCTGAGCTCCCTGAGGTTTCCCTAGAACTGTGATTAAGCCACCTGTGAGCACCTTCCTGGGTGACATGACTTAGGCAGACTTTGCCCAATCGAGAGCACTTCCTTTCTTAGCCATGCTTGGCTGTCACCTGAGTTTCTGATGGGTCTGGTCTCCTCCTTAGCATTGCCTACACCTTTCTCACCCTCTGCAGGTTCatggagtttgaggctgaggaGATGCAGATTCAGAACACACAGCTGATGAAAGGGTCTCAGGGCCTGTCTTCTGCAACCCCTTTGAAACTTGAGCCTCCAGGGCTCCTGGCCTCTGAGGTTTACCAGCAACCAGGTGAGCCTACTCAATTTTGACAGGAGCCGTGGGCCAAAGGCTCAAAGGGTGGTGTACGGAAGCCACTCACAGATTAGAGAAGGCATGTCCCGAGCTCTGCCACTTTCCCTCAGGAGAGTGGCATTTGATGTTCCAAACAGACCACCCCATAGGAGGCTGGGTTCTCAGGTTCCTTTTGTTCTGAACTAGGTATTGATCTTAGTCAAGCAAACTAACTACTCTCCCCAAGACTGTAAATTAGGCACATAATACCTCATCTGCCTAAATGGAAGCTGGATCAGGTGGTTTCTTGGAATTTCAGGGGTTCCAAAATTCCTCATACAGTGATTCTTAGACCTCTAGGTCCTAAATCTCCCATGACTGGTACTTTTTCAGATTGGCCCAATCCAGCCTGGAACCACTTCAATGTACCCAGATTGCTGACCTTACagagctgggaggcagaagctgtggTTTCTGTGCCATTTCCTATTCTCCTCACCATCTTTTCCCTTAGTGTACATTCCGAAGAAGACAGCCCCCAAGGCACGGGCCCCCCGCCGGCGTCAGCGTAAACCCCAGAGACCTCCTGTTCCTGGGGCACCCAAGGAGATCCCACCAGAAGCTGTGCAGGAATATGTTGACATCATGGAAGAGCTGGTGGGGACTCACTTGGCCACTGGGGAGTCAGGTGGAaaacaggaagaggaagaagggcagcagcaggaggaagggATGTATCCAGATCCAGGTCTTCTGAGCTACATCAACGAGCTGTGTTCTCAGCAGGTCTTTGTCTCCAAGGTGAGCTGGGCCTGCATGTCTGGTTTTTAGCAGATCCTTGGGGTGGATACTCCCAGGAACTAATGCTCCGGGGTTTGTCCAAGGTAGTAGGAATTAGGTTTTATTCTGTAACTGAGAAATGTGTATGCATGCATCATCATGAGAATGTGTACAGTTGGTGGTAGTCCATTTACAACAATACTGGAGAGGTAAGAGGGGACAGCTGGGGAGCTCATGGCTTCTTCTCTAAAGCCCCTTGCCTCACAGGTTACCTGCTTAAGGACTCATATCACTTTTCCTTCTGTTCTCCAGGTGGAGGCCATCATTCACCCTCAATTTTGGGCAGATCTGCTGTCCCCAGAAAAACGCAGAGATCCCTTGGCCTTAATTGAGGAGCTAGAGCAAGAAGAAGGACTCACTTTTGCCCAGGTAAAAATGGGATATAGGGAATATCAGGACAAGAAGCTTGCAAGATGTTATCTAGCCCTACACTGTCATGGACAATATGGCTCTAGAGATGATCAGTTTCAGAATTGGGCTTCAGGTCTAGAACAAGTGGGTAGAGGGCTCTGGAAACACAGGAAATGAGAATGTAAGGGTTCAAAGCATGGGAATAAGGCACAAGAAGGTGGGAAAGAGCTGCAGTATCTGTCTTTGCTACCATTGCTTAAACTACCTGCTTGCCTTCCTTGCCCTGCCAAATACTATCTCTTACCACTCATTCAGTCACCTCTTCTCACAACCATGTGCAGAACtgattatttgtccattttcttccAGCTGGTCCAGAAGCGACTCTCGGCCTTGGAAGAGCAGGAAGATGTGGAGTCGTCTCCAAGTTACAGTGGAGCTCAGCTGGAGTCAAGTCCTTCTGTTTCTGATGAGGATGAAGATGGGGGTGGGCGGTTTCGGCCCTCACATTGGCTTCAGGGGGCTGGGGGCGCTGTTCGCCTTGGAAAGGTTTCTTCTTCAGGAAAACGGGCAAGAGAAGTGTATGGTGGGCAGGAGAGATCCCTAGATAGCCCCAGAGAGAAACACAGGGATGGGAACACTCTGCCAGCCCCGAGCACCTGGGACCTGCAGCCAGAACTTGCAGCTCCACAGGGAACTTTGGGATCCTTGGGTATGGAGAGGAGAGGGTCTGGGAAGGTTATAAACCAGGTATCTCCACGTCAGGATGGCCACCTAGGAGGTGCTGGGTCTCCTGGGCACTGCCTGGTGGCTGATAGGACTTTAGAGGCTCTGCCCCTTTGCTGGCAGAAAAGCTTTCAGCCCAAGAGCGCTCCCAGTTTGGATGCTGGACTTGCAGAGCCGGCTCCTCTGCAAGGACAAGGGTTAGAAAAGCAAATCCTGGGATTGCAGAAAGGAGAACAAACAGGGGGTCATGGAGTGCTTCCTCAACGGAAGAAGCCTTTGGCAGTGCCCCAGGAAGGCTCTTCAGGAGCCATGTGGGGAGATGACAGAGGTACCCCCACAGCTCAGAGTTATGATCAGAATCTTTCCCTTAGAGCAGCTGGGGACAAGGACAAAGTCTCTCTCAGCCCAGGACTCTGGCTGAGCAGTGGGATGGATACTGCAGGCTTGGAGCTGTCCATACAAATAGAAGAGGTCATAGAGAGCTTCCAAGTTGAGGAGTGTGCAACTGAGTATCAGGAAGGCTGCCAGGGACTGGGCTTCAGGGGCATTTCCCTGGGTCCTGGAGAAACCATACTACCTGGGGACACAGATAGCAGTGTGATCCCCTGGGGAGGCACAGTTGCAACAGCTGCCCTAGAAAAGGGAAACTATTGCAGCTTGTCAGGACCTTTGAGGGCCAACAGCTTGACCTTGAGGtccaaaaaaaatcaagaacaaagCCATGAAACCATAGGAGATCCCAATGATCTGTGGGCAGCAGGTTGCTTGCCATTGCTGGAAAGCAGAATTGGTGGTTCCACACTGGGGTCTGCCAAAAAAACCCTCCAGCCCACAGGCCAAGAGAATCTCCTTATCATAGGGACCCAGGATACCTCCTCCTTGCCTGAAGCCAGTCAAGAGGCAGGGAGCAGAGGCAAttccttttctcctctgttgGAAACCCCAGAACAGGTCAACATACTAGATGTTAAATATGACTATGGCCTCCAACGAAGGGTCAGCGAGGACACCTGCCCACTGAATGTTCATTCTTATGACCCTGAAGGAGAAGGTGGGGTGGATCCTGATCTATCCAAGCCTAAAAACCTTGCTCCTTTCCAAGAGAGTCAGGAGTCTTACACAACTGGGACCCTCAAAGCAACATCTCACCAGGGCCTTGGAAGCACTTCCACCAGATGGGGAACCAGGGATGCCATAGTTCTGAGAGAAACTTCTGTTAGTAAAACACATAGGTCAGCAGATAGggccaaaagaaaggggaaaaagaaggggaaggaagcagaggaagaggatgaggaaCTCTCCAGCTTTGCTTATCTCTTGGCCTCTAAACTTAGTGTCTCGCCAAGGGGACATCCTGCCAGTCCTCACCATACCTCAGGAGGTCAGGGCAGCCAGAGAGCATCCCACCTGCTCTCTTCTGAGGCAAGAGGCCCCAGCAAACCTCCAAATCCAGTTGCCAAGTCTGGGAAGCTACCTCTGTTTGAAGGTCCAGCCCCTACTGAAAAGAGACCCCACTCAGGAGCTCAACTTGGGGTCTGCGGGGAGAAACTCCTAGACCTGGGAGTAGTTCGACCCTCACAGCCTCGTAAAAGGCGGCGTGACAGTTTTGTCACGGGCAGAAGGAAGAAACGACGTCGTAGCCAGTAGGGAGCAGCAGGACCAGCTGATGCCACTTGCCAGTCCCTAAAGGTGGGTGCCCTAGAGTAGATTCCACCCCTGCTGCTCACCAATGGAGAATCCCAATGTTGAATCTCAGCTCAATGTTGTTTTGTTGTTCTGCGAAAGTGGCAAGTATGGAGAGGAGAGGTCAGACTGGCTAGGCTGCAGGGGGAGTTACCTTTGGAAGgagttatattaaaaaaaaaaaaaaaaaaaaaaaaaaagaataaagttttgttggaaaATGCAATCAAAGTGCCCTTTTTCTGTACTCATGTCTTTGCTGCTAGATAGGGTAAGATGCTATAAAGAAAGGCTGTAGGGGTAGTCTTAGATTCTACAAATCCGTAAATCTTACCTTGTCTCCAGCCTTATCTggactccctgcagcctcctcttGGCAACAGACTGGCCCTCAAGTCCCCAGACTGAGGAATCTCCAGTGATCACTTTATGTATCCCCTCTTTGCAAGCCTGGACTTGGTGTTGGGAGGGCTTATCTGGGTGTCCTATAATTATCtgcctctctttaagtctatAGATAGAAAGATGCTTTTTTATCTGTTAGATCTCTGAGATAGTGAtcgaattttctttcttcttttttagagacagggtcccattcTATAGCTTGGActgcagagtgcagtggtaccatcatggctGACTGTagccacaacctcctgggcttagacaatcttcccatcttagcttcccaagaagctgggactctaggtgtacaccaccatatccagttaatttttctatttctttttgtttttgtagagacagggtttcaccatgtcacccaggctggtcttgaactcctgggctcaagccatctgcccgccCCAATCTCCCataacgctgggattacaggcatgagctactgtgcccagcctaattttctaATTGTCCATAATTGTGTCCAGACAAGGTACCTCTAGGGGGCCTGGTTTCTTCTTTGAGAAGACGCTGGACAGAAAGGACTTCAGTGTCCTTACTCATCTTGTAGCAGAGAAACCCCGTGTGGCTGGTCTGAccagcagggaggaggctggtTCCTTACAGACATGGCTCTGTGCTTCCACTAGGAGTGATGGAATCAAGTCTCAGTAGGATTATTAAATATGGAATGGTAGCAAGctattttttaatctctaatgAGGGCAGAACAAGAGGGAATGAGCTGAAAGAGGTTCATGAGGAAGTCTGTTAAAATGTACATAAGAGAGATGACAGCAGGAGGGGAGGATATGGAATCTCAGTAAGATTTCTGTACAGGAAAGAGCCCTGCCCATCTGAGAGTGAGGAAGATTCATCCAACTGTGGCCAAGAGGATGAACCTTGGAAACATTTGGGATCTTCCAATGGGTGTCCTACAACCATCCATCCCTCTCCTTCCAAAGTAATGATAGCATCAATGTGActggacttcattttttttttaatagatatagatatagatttatatttatatataaaatagtttcttacaaaaaaatcaaccaaacaaaaaattaaaatcaacattaaaaaaaaaaaaaaaccaaacaacaataacaaaattcaAACAGGAGCAGAGATGGGGGCTGAGGCCTAGGGGAGGCCCCTGGCGCTGCCCTGAGGAGGAGGgggtgagaggctgaggcactcaGTCTCCCTTCTGCTTGGGTGCTTGCACAGTCCCGTTGGCCAGAGCAGTGGGGCTGCCAGGGGATGAGGCATTTGGTATCTGGGAGGTGCCTCGAGAGGTGTGGGGGGGGCGCAGGTAGGTGCTGAAGAGCTTCCCATAGAGTGGGTCATGGAGGGAGAAGTTCTGGAACTGACCTGGACAAATCAGAGTGAGACGGGGAACAGTGAAAAGATCTAAGAATGAGAAGAGGATCCCCTGGCTCTTTCCTCAGAACTAAAACATCTTGTCCCTCTGCTCTGTTTAACTTCTCAAATCCAggtttttgtcctctctttttCTAGCCTGTTTCTCCCAGCCTCACTTCTCATAGGTTCTGATCTCCAGCACTGGCCACTAACCCTGTTTCCTCACAGCCCAGTGCCTTCCCTGGTGCCCCAGATGCCTTTGTGGGGCTGAGAAGGCAGTGACTCACAGAGGGAGAGGCCTTGGCTGGATCCTGCCTGGCAGAGCTCAGCATGCAAAGCTGTGGCAGCAGGGCGGGGTGAACCCAGCAGCAGGTGCAGGATGGTGCTGAAGCCGTCTTTGTACAGCAGGCGGTTGGGTCCCTCGGCTTGCTCTTCAGCAAAGAGCTTGGGAGACAAAGGGATGCAAGTCAAGTTCTCTCCTCACGCCATGGCCTCACCCTGCCCCACAGATTGGCCTGACGGTCTCCTCCTCTTCCGAAAGGGTGGTGCACAAGCCTTCCCTGACCCTCAGTGTCCTTTCTGCAGAACTGTAGACTTTAtagctttttccttcttcttgttCCCAGCTAGGCCTCAACATAGAGGCTGAGGCTCTGCAGTTTTAGGCAGTGTGGCCCTAGGTTGGATACCAAGTGCCTGCTATCTAGAAGCTACTGAAAACAGCATACCAAACAGGCCTCCTGGAGTGGGGTGAGCATAGCCACTAAGTACCCCCTCTACCCCTCAGTACCTCAAAAGCCAGACGAGTCAGCTCTTCCAGGCTCCTGCCCCCATCCAGAGCTGCTAGTGCAAGGGCCACATCTCGGAAGTCCACCAAACCCTGGGTATCCTGGTGTGAAAAAGAAACCAGGGCAATGTGGGGACCCTGTACCCTGCTTCCTGCTCTTTGGATTTTGGCTCCCCCTCTTCTCAGCAGATAATGGGGTGACCCCTGTGACTGCTCCCCTCAGAACTATGAGCCCCAAACTCTTTAGAATCCCTGGAATTTCTCTCAGGTCATAGGCTTTCTCAAGCTATACCAGGTCACGTGGTGACACAGCCCTCCCATAAAGGGATCTCCTAGGAATGTAAGGGAATCCCTCAGGAATGCTGCAGGTACTATGAAGTTTCTGACATGCCAGCGGAGGGCACTCCTGGTCCCCAGGCTAGCCAAACTGGTTCTCTCTGACTCAGCCTATGTAGAAGAATTGGTCCAACAGGTTGAAAGGGTGGTTACTGGCATAACTTCTTATGAAAAACACGAGGATGATGGCTGCTGTCCCAGCTCCATGTGGGACCATggcatttgaatttttgtttctgcTCTGCTACAGGCCAAGTAGGGGAAGCGCTTTTCAGAGACAGTCTATCTCAATCTAAGGAATCTAGACACCTGGTCACTCTCTGTCCCTTCAGAGGATGTTGAGAGTCACATTCTGCATCTCAATCAAAAAGCTCCTTGGGACCACTGTTGGTTGTTCATAAGCATTAAGAatccttgccgggcgcggtggctcaagcctgtaatcccagcactttgggaggccgaggcgggtggatcacaaggtcgagatggagaccatcttggtcaacaaggtgaaaccccgtctctactgaaaatacaaaaaaaattagctgggcatggtggtgcgtgcctgtaatcccagctactcaggaggctgaggcaggagaattgcttgaacccagggggcggaggttgcggtgagccgagatcacgccattgcactccagcctgggtaacaagagcgaaactccatctcaaaaaaagaagaatcctTTAGGACTTTTTAAGTTGATCGAGGAACTTGGTTAAATCTTGAGAAATACATGGCTTGCTAAGAATCTTGAGAAAATTGCCCTAGAAAAGCTATAGGATATTTAAAAGAATCTGGCCAAGTCCCGCAGATACATCTGGGTCTCAAGCTCTCTACCACCTCACCTGTCCAGTGATGTTTCTTCTACGTGTCATCTTCACACGTAACCTTCATGACTCTTCTTCAAAGACCCTCACCCAGTGCCTCATAAAGTCTTATCATTCCCCACTTTTGCCAATCTCTAAAGTGGTTACAGAAATTTATAGTCCTCACTGATTATTTCTCCCTTGTTCCTCCTCATGATGTTGATAACATTGCTTTTCAATGCACTGGATgcttgattaaaaaaatgaatcttcAGTGGATCTCAGGGGATGGCCATCTAACAGCTGTTAGAACATCTACAGACTCCAAACTGTGAGTGACTGATACGGCCACTAGGAACACATCAGCCTGGAGGGAAGCCTCGGTTCTGCTCTGCTCTGTGTTCTAGCTCCTTTACCTGCTGAAAGTAGCCAAAGGCACCAGCCACCGTCTGAGGATCGGAGAGCTGTAGCTGCCTGGCAAACTCTTCCTGGCCGATCATTCGACTCCGGCCTGGCTCTGCCTCAATGTCCACATAGCCAGGGG
The sequence above is a segment of the Saimiri boliviensis isolate mSaiBol1 chromosome 2, mSaiBol1.pri, whole genome shotgun sequence genome. Coding sequences within it:
- the NUTM1 gene encoding NUT family member 1 isoform X2, with translation MFQRSNQDSNSGLYCIFSTLSYSASPLPGPDKNMKPNSSQSPFPALPFPSPTSGPTDHPPREPPPQPTMPSVFSPDNPLMLSAFPSSLLVTGDRGPCLSGAGAGKITVKVKTEGGSAELSQTQNFILNQTALNWITPGATCGSLKGPAPRFVTASNVKTILPSKAAGVSQEGPLGLLPQALPPVAQLAPTVPLEKAWLGPHGTTRKGDTMATLYKPSLGGHSKISKDVYENFRRWQRYKALARMHLSQSPDTEALSCFLIPVLRSLARLNPAMTLEEGLPKAVQEWEHTSNFDRMIFYEMAEKFMEFEAEEMQIQNTQLMKGSQGLSSATPLKLEPPGLLASEVYQQPVYIPKKTAPKARAPRRRQRKPQRPPVPGAPKEIPPEAVQEYVDIMEELVGTHLATGESGGKQEEEEGQQQEEGMYPDPGLLSYINELCSQQVFVSKVEAIIHPQFWADLLSPEKRRDPLALIEELEQEEGLTFAQLVQKRLSALEEQEDVESSPSYSGAQLESSPSVSDEDEDGGGRFRPSHWLQGAGGAVRLGKVSSSGKRAREVYGGQERSLDSPREKHRDGNTLPAPSTWDLQPELAAPQGTLGSLGMERRGSGKVINQVSPRQDGHLGGAGSPGHCLVADRTLEALPLCWQKSFQPKSAPSLDAGLAEPAPLQGQGLEKQILGLQKGEQTGGHGVLPQRKKPLAVPQEGSSGAMWGDDRGTPTAQSYDQNLSLRAAGDKDKVSLSPGLWLSSGMDTAGLELSIQIEEVIESFQVEECATEYQEGCQGLGFRGISLGPGETILPGDTDSSVIPWGGTVATAALEKGNYCSLSGPLRANSLTLRSKKNQEQSHETIGDPNDLWAAGCLPLLESRIGGSTLGSAKKTLQPTGQENLLIIGTQDTSSLPEASQEAGSRGNSFSPLLETPEQVNILDVKYDYGLQRRVSEDTCPLNVHSYDPEGEGGVDPDLSKPKNLAPFQESQESYTTGTLKATSHQGLGSTSTRWGTRDAIVLRETSVSKTHRSADRAKRKGKKKGKEAEEEDEELSSFAYLLASKLSVSPRGHPASPHHTSGGQGSQRASHLLSSEARGPSKPPNPVAKSGKLPLFEGPAPTEKRPHSGAQLGVCGEKLLDLGVVRPSQPRKRRRDSFVTGRRKKRRRSQ
- the NUTM1 gene encoding NUT family member 1 isoform X1; translation: MASEGTSPLPGPDKNMKPNSSQSPFPALPFPSPTSGPTDHPPREPPPQPTMPSVFSPDNPLMLSAFPSSLLVTGDRGPCLSGAGAGKITVKVKTEGGSAELSQTQNFILNQTALNWITPGATCGSLKGPAPRFVTASNVKTILPSKAAGVSQEGPLGLLPQALPPVAQLAPTVPLEKAWLGPHGTTRKGDTMATLYKPSLGGHSKISKDVYENFRRWQRYKALARMHLSQSPDTEALSCFLIPVLRSLARLNPAMTLEEGLPKAVQEWEHTSNFDRMIFYEMAEKFMEFEAEEMQIQNTQLMKGSQGLSSATPLKLEPPGLLASEVYQQPVYIPKKTAPKARAPRRRQRKPQRPPVPGAPKEIPPEAVQEYVDIMEELVGTHLATGESGGKQEEEEGQQQEEGMYPDPGLLSYINELCSQQVFVSKVEAIIHPQFWADLLSPEKRRDPLALIEELEQEEGLTFAQLVQKRLSALEEQEDVESSPSYSGAQLESSPSVSDEDEDGGGRFRPSHWLQGAGGAVRLGKVSSSGKRAREVYGGQERSLDSPREKHRDGNTLPAPSTWDLQPELAAPQGTLGSLGMERRGSGKVINQVSPRQDGHLGGAGSPGHCLVADRTLEALPLCWQKSFQPKSAPSLDAGLAEPAPLQGQGLEKQILGLQKGEQTGGHGVLPQRKKPLAVPQEGSSGAMWGDDRGTPTAQSYDQNLSLRAAGDKDKVSLSPGLWLSSGMDTAGLELSIQIEEVIESFQVEECATEYQEGCQGLGFRGISLGPGETILPGDTDSSVIPWGGTVATAALEKGNYCSLSGPLRANSLTLRSKKNQEQSHETIGDPNDLWAAGCLPLLESRIGGSTLGSAKKTLQPTGQENLLIIGTQDTSSLPEASQEAGSRGNSFSPLLETPEQVNILDVKYDYGLQRRVSEDTCPLNVHSYDPEGEGGVDPDLSKPKNLAPFQESQESYTTGTLKATSHQGLGSTSTRWGTRDAIVLRETSVSKTHRSADRAKRKGKKKGKEAEEEDEELSSFAYLLASKLSVSPRGHPASPHHTSGGQGSQRASHLLSSEARGPSKPPNPVAKSGKLPLFEGPAPTEKRPHSGAQLGVCGEKLLDLGVVRPSQPRKRRRDSFVTGRRKKRRRSQ